In Amycolatopsis solani, a single window of DNA contains:
- a CDS encoding aldo/keto reductase has translation MRYRTFGRQTGLRVSEYVLGTANFGSAPTGAGVAGAKTIFEGFVAAGGTTFDVSNIYQDGEAETVLGELVGRERDDFVLITKYSGTRQAAARAGTTGNSRKTMIRSLEESLRRLKTGYVDVFMPHFPDGVTPMAEILAGFEDLIRAGKIRYGGLSNFPAWRIAGAAVRSELGGYPALAGIQTEYSLAERSAERELLPMAEAHGLGVVLYSPLAAGLLTGKYRRGEQGRLSARPADAAKAAVLDAVLDVAEETGIGPVQIALAWLRRRAAEARTSLIPIVGPRTPVHLQGYLDALDVELSDEHYDRLTAASAIRLGTPHEDVAGALAHGLDGDRSLLDAPLVPVH, from the coding sequence GTGCGTTATCGGACGTTCGGACGGCAGACCGGGCTGCGGGTCTCGGAGTACGTGCTGGGCACGGCCAACTTCGGCTCGGCACCCACCGGCGCGGGGGTCGCGGGCGCGAAAACGATCTTCGAGGGGTTCGTCGCGGCCGGCGGCACCACTTTCGACGTCTCGAACATCTACCAGGACGGCGAGGCCGAGACCGTGCTCGGCGAACTCGTCGGCCGCGAGCGCGACGACTTCGTGCTGATCACCAAGTACAGCGGGACCCGGCAGGCGGCGGCACGGGCGGGCACCACCGGCAACAGCCGCAAGACGATGATCCGCTCCCTGGAGGAAAGCCTGCGGCGCTTGAAGACCGGCTACGTCGACGTCTTCATGCCGCACTTCCCCGACGGCGTGACGCCGATGGCGGAGATCCTGGCCGGCTTCGAGGACCTGATCCGCGCGGGCAAGATCCGCTACGGCGGCCTGTCGAACTTCCCGGCCTGGCGGATCGCGGGTGCCGCGGTCCGGTCGGAGCTGGGCGGGTACCCGGCGCTGGCCGGCATCCAGACCGAGTACAGCCTGGCCGAGCGGTCCGCGGAACGGGAGCTCCTCCCGATGGCCGAGGCCCACGGGCTCGGCGTCGTCCTGTATTCACCGCTGGCGGCCGGCCTGCTGACCGGGAAGTACCGGCGCGGCGAGCAGGGCAGGCTCAGCGCCCGGCCGGCGGACGCCGCGAAGGCGGCCGTGCTGGACGCGGTCCTGGACGTCGCCGAGGAGACCGGGATCGGGCCGGTGCAGATCGCGCTGGCGTGGCTGCGCCGGCGCGCGGCCGAGGCCCGGACTTCGCTGATCCCGATCGTGGGCCCGCGCACCCCGGTGCACCTGCAGGGGTACCTCGACGCGCTGGACGTCGAACTCTCCGATGAGCACTACGACAGGCTGACGGCGGCGAGTGCGATCCGGCTGGGTACGCCCCACGAGGACGTGGCGGGCGCGCTGGCCCACGGCCTCGACGGGGATCGGAGCCTGCTCGACGCGCCGCTCGTCCCCGTGCACTGA
- a CDS encoding AraC family transcriptional regulator, with product MDLISEVVRTVRVGTAGVRLIKLASAGIRFAAFDGSGFHILMRGTCWLIGHGDPVPLRPGDIVLTSAGAEHGLSPVPCALADLTLVAPGPLPPSPGPVSFEFLCGAYRLDRGRAPQYLRALPDLIVLTPDHDRDPGLRSLVDLLAEDVTTDRPGSAATRRALLDLVLVQALRQWHERDGTSGWPAVTHPGIAAALREIHENPQLPWTVGRLSEVAGMPRTAFSRTFTTTVGRPPMTYLTTWRLGRAARLLRETDASLARIAPQVGYATEFAFSAAFRREYGVAPGRFRTALTNG from the coding sequence ATGGACCTGATCAGCGAAGTGGTCCGCACCGTCCGGGTGGGGACGGCCGGCGTCCGCCTGATCAAGCTCGCCTCGGCCGGCATCCGGTTCGCCGCGTTCGACGGCAGCGGCTTCCACATCCTCATGCGCGGCACGTGCTGGCTGATCGGCCACGGCGACCCGGTGCCGCTGCGGCCCGGTGACATCGTGCTCACGTCCGCCGGCGCCGAGCACGGGCTCAGCCCGGTCCCGTGCGCACTGGCGGACCTCACGCTCGTGGCGCCAGGCCCGCTCCCGCCGTCGCCGGGGCCCGTCTCCTTCGAGTTCCTGTGCGGCGCCTACCGGCTCGACCGCGGTCGCGCGCCGCAGTACCTGCGCGCGCTGCCCGACCTCATCGTGCTGACGCCGGACCACGACCGCGACCCGGGGCTGCGTTCCCTGGTCGACCTGCTGGCCGAAGACGTCACCACGGACCGCCCGGGCTCCGCCGCGACCCGGCGGGCGCTGCTCGACCTGGTCCTCGTCCAGGCGCTGCGGCAGTGGCACGAGCGCGACGGGACGTCCGGGTGGCCGGCCGTCACCCACCCCGGGATCGCCGCGGCGCTGCGGGAAATCCACGAAAACCCGCAGCTGCCGTGGACGGTGGGCCGGCTCAGCGAGGTGGCGGGCATGCCCCGCACGGCGTTTTCGCGGACGTTCACCACGACGGTGGGCCGGCCGCCGATGACCTACCTGACCACCTGGCGGCTCGGCCGCGCCGCCAGGCTGCTCCGGGAAACCGACGCGTCACTGGCCCGCATCGCCCCGCAGGTCGGCTACGCGACGGAGTTCGCGTTCTCGGCGGCGTTCCGGCGCGAGTACGGCGTGGCGCCGGGCCGGTTCCGCACCGCCCTCACGAACGGCTGA
- a CDS encoding oxidoreductase: MTKRTFLITGVSSGLGRAFAEGALAAGHTVAGTVRKPADRAAFEELAPGRAHARQLDVTDDDAVSAVVAEVERTVGPIDVLIANAGYGHEGVFEESPMAELRAQFDVNVFGVAATVHAVLPGMRKRRSGHIFAVSSMGGLMTVPGLAYYCGSKYAVAGMLETLAKEVAGFGVRVTVIEPGSFRTDWAGRSMVRSERSIADYDELFEPIRAARHAASGNQLGDPAKAAAAVLEVVEAEKPPVHLVLGSDALRLVAAGRAAVTADIEAWEELSRSTDFPDGHQIAANDA, translated from the coding sequence ATGACGAAGCGAACGTTCCTGATCACCGGCGTGAGCAGCGGCCTCGGCCGCGCCTTCGCCGAAGGCGCGCTGGCGGCCGGGCACACCGTCGCCGGCACCGTGCGCAAGCCCGCCGACCGGGCCGCCTTCGAAGAACTGGCGCCCGGGCGCGCCCACGCGCGGCAGCTCGACGTGACCGACGACGACGCGGTCTCCGCCGTGGTCGCCGAGGTCGAGCGCACCGTCGGCCCGATCGACGTGCTCATCGCGAACGCCGGTTACGGGCACGAGGGCGTGTTCGAGGAGTCGCCGATGGCCGAGCTGCGCGCGCAGTTCGACGTCAACGTGTTCGGGGTGGCGGCCACCGTCCACGCGGTCCTGCCGGGGATGCGGAAGCGGCGCTCCGGGCACATCTTCGCCGTCAGCTCGATGGGCGGGCTGATGACCGTGCCGGGGCTGGCGTACTACTGCGGCAGCAAGTACGCGGTGGCGGGGATGCTCGAAACGCTGGCCAAGGAGGTGGCCGGGTTCGGGGTGCGGGTGACCGTCATCGAACCCGGCTCGTTCCGGACGGACTGGGCGGGCCGCTCGATGGTCCGCAGCGAGCGGTCGATCGCCGACTACGACGAGCTGTTCGAGCCGATTCGCGCGGCCCGCCACGCCGCCAGCGGCAACCAGCTGGGCGATCCCGCCAAGGCCGCCGCGGCGGTGCTCGAGGTGGTCGAAGCGGAAAAGCCGCCGGTGCACCTGGTGCTCGGTTCGGACGCGTTGCGCCTCGTGGCGGCCGGCCGTGCCGCGGTGACCGCCGACATCGAAGCGTGGGAGGAGCTCTCGCGGTCCACGGACTTCCCGGACGGGCACCAGATCGCGGCGAACGATGCCTGA
- a CDS encoding acyl-CoA dehydrogenase family protein, producing the protein MIDYVNAATTEVLRAHAAKAEENLRPAGEALAALREDGVFALRTPREHGGAWADAETVARRLTGLGRACPSTAWIAGACVTAKTLAARTFPAAAPFFADSDALFCGSGVPGARGVRVADGVRVTGRWPNVSGCEDAAWATLAVLVDGEFSFAVVPAADLVVDRTWDMAGMRATGSHTLVAADVFVPAERIAAGAPFPLADAMLYATTVLGPVVGAAQGALDAVTAMFASDRKPFMSAYSRMGESPGARHWLAEASYLVGRAERTMLEVAREASSAELSPVDGPRLRRALADAGQDSRAAVERMLDLHGASGFATTNVLQRCWRDVAVGSRHPHLNPYLAVENLGVALTS; encoded by the coding sequence GTGATCGACTACGTGAACGCCGCGACCACCGAGGTCCTGCGCGCCCATGCCGCGAAAGCGGAAGAAAACCTGCGGCCGGCCGGTGAGGCACTGGCCGCCTTGCGCGAGGACGGCGTCTTCGCCCTGCGGACCCCGCGGGAGCACGGCGGCGCCTGGGCGGACGCGGAGACCGTCGCCCGGCGGCTGACCGGGCTGGGCCGGGCCTGCCCGTCCACCGCGTGGATCGCCGGGGCCTGCGTCACCGCGAAAACCCTCGCCGCCCGCACTTTTCCCGCAGCGGCGCCGTTCTTCGCCGATTCGGACGCGCTCTTCTGCGGTTCGGGCGTGCCCGGCGCCCGGGGCGTGCGCGTCGCGGACGGCGTGCGCGTCACCGGCCGCTGGCCGAACGTCTCGGGCTGCGAAGACGCGGCTTGGGCCACGCTCGCGGTGCTGGTGGACGGCGAGTTCTCCTTCGCGGTCGTCCCAGCGGCTGACCTCGTCGTCGACCGGACCTGGGACATGGCCGGCATGCGCGCCACCGGCAGCCACACCCTGGTGGCGGCCGACGTTTTCGTGCCCGCGGAACGCATCGCGGCGGGGGCGCCGTTCCCCCTGGCCGACGCGATGCTGTACGCCACGACCGTGCTCGGCCCGGTGGTGGGCGCCGCGCAGGGCGCGCTCGACGCCGTCACCGCGATGTTCGCCTCGGACCGCAAGCCCTTCATGTCCGCCTACTCGCGCATGGGGGAGTCGCCGGGCGCCCGCCACTGGCTGGCCGAGGCGAGCTACCTCGTGGGCCGCGCCGAACGGACGATGCTCGAAGTCGCCCGCGAAGCGAGCTCGGCCGAATTGTCCCCTGTGGACGGTCCGCGGCTGCGCCGGGCGCTCGCGGACGCCGGCCAGGACAGCCGCGCCGCCGTCGAGCGGATGCTCGACCTGCACGGCGCGAGCGGGTTCGCCACGACGAACGTCCTGCAGCGCTGCTGGCGGGACGTCGCCGTCGGCAGCAGGCACCCGCACCTCAACCCGTACCTCGCGGTGGAGAACCTCGGCGTGGCGCTGACCTCGTAG
- the trpM gene encoding tryptophan biosynthesis modulator TrpM: MPLTVRFARGRRPRGCQAPARRVRGRRVRYAIGAEAGQVDGMRWRRLPRVARDHRLTR, encoded by the coding sequence GTGCCCCTCACCGTCCGCTTCGCCCGTGGCCGCCGGCCGCGTGGCTGCCAGGCGCCCGCGCGGCGCGTGCGCGGACGCCGGGTGCGGTACGCGATCGGCGCCGAGGCGGGCCAGGTCGACGGGATGCGATGGCGCCGGCTGCCGCGCGTCGCGAGGGATCACCGGCTCACCCGGTGA
- a CDS encoding NADP-dependent oxidoreductase, with translation MGQAWGFGKYGGPEVQEFFERPDPVPGPGEVLIRVGVAGVNPLDHLLRAGLVPGLDGGRPFPRVLGMEAAGTVLALGEDVDGLQVGDAVFGFALTGGGTYAETTVLTAVNTARVPAGLSATVAATLPVAGTTAVDALDQLGLPSGATILVNGVGGGVGLAVARLAVARGLRVVGTGSAAKREQAEAAGAQFVDYAAEDVVAAARALVPEGFDGIVDLVGGASLRAVAPLAREPGTVVSVGDQSVGEVGGRFVERRLGRENLEHAARLALDGVLVPVISAVHPLSDAPAALAAVEDGHAAGKVVVEVGLSRS, from the coding sequence ATGGGACAGGCGTGGGGTTTCGGCAAGTACGGCGGGCCCGAGGTGCAGGAGTTCTTCGAGCGGCCCGATCCCGTCCCCGGTCCGGGTGAGGTGCTGATCCGGGTCGGCGTCGCCGGGGTCAACCCGCTCGATCACCTCCTGCGCGCCGGGCTGGTTCCCGGCCTCGACGGCGGGCGCCCGTTCCCGCGCGTGCTGGGGATGGAAGCCGCCGGGACCGTGCTCGCCCTCGGAGAAGACGTCGACGGGCTTCAGGTGGGGGACGCGGTTTTCGGCTTCGCGCTCACCGGCGGTGGCACCTACGCCGAGACGACCGTGCTGACCGCGGTGAACACCGCGCGCGTTCCGGCCGGCTTGTCCGCGACCGTGGCGGCGACCTTGCCGGTGGCCGGGACGACCGCGGTGGACGCGCTCGACCAGCTCGGCCTCCCGTCCGGCGCCACGATCCTGGTCAACGGGGTCGGCGGCGGGGTCGGCCTCGCCGTCGCCCGGCTGGCCGTGGCGCGCGGGCTGCGGGTGGTCGGGACGGGGAGTGCCGCCAAGCGGGAGCAGGCCGAGGCCGCCGGGGCGCAGTTCGTCGACTACGCCGCCGAGGACGTCGTCGCGGCGGCACGCGCGCTGGTTCCGGAGGGCTTCGACGGGATCGTCGACCTGGTCGGGGGTGCGTCGCTGCGGGCGGTGGCCCCGCTGGCCCGCGAGCCCGGCACCGTCGTCTCGGTGGGCGATCAGTCCGTCGGCGAGGTCGGCGGGCGGTTCGTCGAGCGCCGGCTCGGCCGCGAGAACCTGGAGCACGCCGCCCGGCTGGCCCTCGACGGCGTGCTCGTACCGGTGATCAGCGCCGTCCACCCGCTGTCCGACGCCCCGGCGGCCCTGGCCGCGGTCGAAGACGGGCACGCGGCGGGGAAGGTGGTCGTCGAGGTGGGCCTCAGCCGTTCGTGA
- a CDS encoding MerR family transcriptional regulator produces MRIGELSRRTGASARSLRYYEAQGLLSSIRSEAGQRHYSDDAAQRVSLIRQLFDAGLSSRVIATVLPCVETPGDVGVVECAFAVMKRERDRIDAEIARLAETRDALDGLLEVNSRHRAQM; encoded by the coding sequence ATGAGGATCGGCGAGCTGTCCCGGCGCACGGGCGCGAGTGCGCGCTCCCTGCGGTACTACGAAGCGCAGGGTCTCCTGAGCAGCATCCGGTCCGAAGCCGGGCAGCGGCACTACTCCGACGACGCGGCCCAGCGCGTTTCGCTCATCCGGCAGCTGTTCGACGCGGGCCTGTCGAGCCGGGTGATCGCGACCGTGCTGCCGTGCGTCGAGACCCCCGGTGACGTCGGTGTCGTCGAGTGCGCCTTCGCGGTGATGAAGCGCGAGCGCGATCGGATCGACGCGGAGATCGCGCGCCTGGCCGAGACCCGGGACGCGCTGGACGGCCTGCTGGAGGTCAACAGCCGGCACCGCGCGCAGATGTGA
- a CDS encoding TetR/AcrR family transcriptional regulator: MPEPGRRRAAPSKGDLREAKLLAVLEELLAVKTFDALTTNDIAERAGLSRASMYFYFSSKQEALIALFAKTVEALHEKSRAAAGDPAPPRDAIATALRRTRERWHEHGLIMRVAIDQSSAIPELGALWMQTAEIFIDAITAILVRAGAADDEGPGGARAVAGALCWMIERTFYHASAVSPEALDEASETCRVVWLRAAGIE; this comes from the coding sequence ATGCCTGAGCCCGGGCGCCGGCGTGCGGCACCGTCCAAAGGGGACCTGCGCGAGGCGAAGCTCCTCGCAGTCCTCGAGGAACTGCTGGCGGTCAAGACCTTCGACGCGCTCACGACCAACGACATCGCCGAGCGCGCCGGGCTGTCGCGCGCGTCGATGTACTTCTACTTCAGCTCGAAGCAGGAGGCGCTGATCGCGCTCTTCGCCAAGACCGTCGAAGCACTGCACGAGAAGTCCCGCGCGGCGGCCGGCGACCCGGCGCCGCCCCGCGACGCGATCGCGACGGCCCTGCGCCGCACCCGCGAACGCTGGCACGAGCACGGCCTGATCATGCGCGTCGCGATCGACCAGTCCTCGGCCATCCCCGAACTGGGCGCGCTGTGGATGCAGACCGCGGAGATCTTCATCGACGCCATCACGGCCATCCTGGTCCGGGCCGGCGCCGCGGACGACGAGGGCCCCGGCGGCGCGCGGGCCGTCGCGGGCGCGTTGTGCTGGATGATCGAGCGGACGTTCTACCACGCGTCGGCGGTGTCGCCGGAGGCACTCGACGAGGCGTCGGAGACCTGCCGGGTGGTGTGGCTCCGCGCGGCGGGGATCGAGTGA
- the trpB gene encoding tryptophan synthase subunit beta translates to MPDFFFPAPPGHFPDPKGYFGAFGGQFVPQALVAAVDQVAAEYERAKADPAFVARFEDLLAHYVGRPSALTEVPRFAAHAGGARVFLKREDLNHTGSHKVNNALGQALLAQRMGKTRVIAETGAGSHGVATATACALTGLACTVYMGETDMRRQAVNVARMELLGARVVPVTSGSRTLKDAINETFRDWVAHVGDTHYLFGTVAGPHPFPAMIRDFQRVIGVEARRQLLERTGRLPDAAIACVGGGSNAIGLFHAFLDDPGVRLIGCEAAGHGVRSGKHAASLSAGEPGVLHGSRSYVLQDDEGQIQEAWSISAGLDYPGVGPEHAHLHDSGRAEYRPVTDDEAMTAFRLLASTEGIVPAIESAHALAGALRAGAELGPDALLLVNLSGRGDKDMDTASVHFGLEAAR, encoded by the coding sequence ATGCCCGACTTCTTCTTCCCGGCCCCGCCGGGACACTTCCCCGACCCCAAGGGCTACTTCGGTGCCTTCGGCGGCCAGTTCGTCCCGCAGGCGCTCGTCGCCGCCGTCGACCAGGTCGCCGCCGAGTACGAACGGGCGAAAGCGGATCCCGCCTTCGTCGCCCGGTTCGAGGACCTGCTCGCCCACTACGTCGGCCGACCGAGCGCGCTGACCGAGGTGCCGCGCTTCGCCGCGCACGCCGGGGGCGCGCGAGTCTTCCTCAAGCGCGAAGACCTCAACCACACCGGCTCGCACAAGGTGAACAACGCGCTGGGCCAGGCCTTGCTGGCCCAGCGGATGGGCAAGACCCGCGTCATCGCGGAGACCGGCGCGGGCTCGCACGGCGTCGCGACCGCCACCGCGTGCGCGCTGACCGGCCTCGCCTGCACCGTCTACATGGGAGAGACGGACATGCGCCGCCAGGCGGTGAACGTGGCGCGGATGGAGCTGCTCGGCGCCCGGGTGGTGCCGGTGACGTCGGGGTCCCGCACCCTCAAGGACGCCATCAACGAGACGTTCCGCGACTGGGTCGCCCACGTCGGGGACACCCACTACCTGTTCGGCACGGTCGCCGGGCCGCACCCGTTCCCGGCCATGATCCGCGACTTCCAGCGCGTCATCGGCGTCGAAGCCCGCCGCCAGCTCCTCGAGCGGACCGGACGGCTGCCCGACGCCGCGATCGCCTGCGTCGGCGGCGGGTCCAACGCGATCGGCCTGTTCCACGCGTTCCTCGACGATCCCGGCGTCCGCCTGATCGGCTGCGAAGCGGCGGGCCACGGCGTGCGCAGCGGCAAGCACGCGGCGTCCCTGTCGGCGGGCGAACCCGGCGTCCTGCACGGCTCCCGCTCGTACGTTTTGCAGGACGACGAAGGCCAGATCCAGGAGGCCTGGTCGATCTCGGCCGGTCTCGACTACCCCGGCGTCGGCCCGGAACACGCGCACCTGCACGACTCCGGCCGCGCCGAGTACCGCCCGGTGACCGACGACGAAGCCATGACCGCGTTCCGTCTGCTCGCCTCGACCGAAGGGATCGTCCCGGCGATCGAAAGCGCGCACGCGCTGGCCGGGGCCCTGCGGGCAGGCGCCGAACTCGGCCCGGACGCCCTCCTGCTGGTGAACCTGTCCGGGCGCGGCGACAAGGACATGGACACCGCCTCCGTCCACTTCGGACTGGAGGCCGCGCGATGA
- a CDS encoding sensor histidine kinase — MTFAGRPGIPWTGRRGPLVAEVAVLGVLVVFDAVLATRAAPSELTTVAVEFAPGLGPVVAVLAVLRRRFPGHIAALATAVSGLSLLGTAVSAALAAAGARLPPQPGAAEALALALVVGACCHRLSPKAAALQAVLGGCAATLAPIVRYGAGTPAGLYATGAAVLWGGALAGGLVLRDADVRHRAAVHELRNTERLRLARELHDLVAHQVTGIVVRVQAAHRVAERSGGDTATFAELETAGAAALSAMRRLVGALRTGDEAFFVPPADLLTAVDRAVPDDERVHLDVSPDLAALPVAPEVVTTAHRLLTESLTNVRRHAPEATEVRVLVRHEPPGALRVEVVNDGAARPARRGGYGLLGMAERVAAVGGTVDAGPAAGRRWRVAARLPLEPG; from the coding sequence ATGACCTTCGCAGGCCGGCCGGGCATCCCGTGGACCGGCCGCCGCGGCCCGCTGGTGGCCGAGGTGGCCGTCCTCGGCGTGCTCGTGGTGTTCGACGCGGTGCTCGCGACGCGCGCCGCTCCCAGCGAGCTCACCACCGTCGCCGTCGAGTTCGCGCCGGGACTCGGGCCGGTCGTGGCCGTGCTGGCCGTGCTGCGCCGCCGGTTCCCCGGCCACATCGCCGCGCTCGCCACCGCCGTCTCCGGGCTTTCGCTGCTGGGCACGGCGGTCTCGGCGGCGCTCGCCGCGGCGGGCGCGCGGCTGCCGCCCCAGCCCGGTGCGGCCGAGGCCCTCGCGCTGGCGCTGGTGGTCGGCGCGTGCTGCCACCGCCTCTCGCCGAAAGCGGCTGCCCTGCAAGCGGTTCTCGGCGGCTGCGCGGCCACGCTCGCGCCGATCGTGCGGTACGGCGCCGGCACCCCGGCCGGGCTCTACGCCACCGGGGCCGCCGTGCTCTGGGGCGGCGCGCTGGCCGGCGGGCTGGTCCTGCGCGACGCCGACGTCCGCCACCGCGCGGCGGTCCACGAGCTGCGCAACACCGAGCGGCTGCGGCTGGCCAGGGAGCTGCACGACCTCGTCGCCCACCAGGTCACCGGCATCGTCGTGCGGGTCCAGGCCGCGCACCGGGTCGCCGAACGCTCGGGCGGCGACACCGCGACCTTCGCCGAACTCGAAACCGCCGGCGCGGCGGCGCTCTCCGCGATGCGCCGGCTCGTCGGCGCGCTGCGCACCGGCGACGAAGCCTTCTTCGTGCCGCCGGCCGACCTGCTCACCGCCGTCGACCGCGCGGTGCCCGACGACGAGCGCGTCCACCTCGACGTCAGCCCCGATCTCGCCGCGCTCCCGGTCGCGCCCGAGGTCGTCACCACCGCGCACCGGCTGCTCACCGAGTCCCTCACCAACGTCCGCCGCCACGCGCCCGAGGCGACCGAGGTGCGGGTGCTCGTCCGCCACGAACCACCCGGTGCGCTGCGCGTCGAGGTCGTCAACGACGGTGCCGCCCGCCCCGCCCGCCGGGGTGGCTACGGGCTGCTCGGGATGGCGGAGCGGGTGGCGGCGGTGGGCGGTACGGTCGACGCGGGACCGGCAGCGGGCCGGCGCTGGCGCGTCGCCGCGCGGCTGCCGCTCGAACCGGGCTGA
- the trpA gene encoding tryptophan synthase subunit alpha — protein sequence MSPLTETLARAKREGRAALITYLPAGFPTVDGGIEALRATLDAGADIVEVGVPHSDPVLDGPVIQTADDIALRGGVRIADVLRTVREVHAATGKPVLVMSYWNPVSRYGIERFARELADAGGAGCVLPDLPVAESAPWRREAAKHGLATVFVVAPSSTDAQLAETAAAGTGFVYAAALMGVTGTRSTVDASAAVLARRLRAVTDLPVCVGMGVSDADQAAEVAGFADGVIVGSALVSPFLDGGEGLAGLERLTSRLAAGVRAHAG from the coding sequence ATGAGCCCGCTCACGGAGACACTCGCCCGGGCGAAGCGCGAGGGCCGGGCCGCGCTCATCACGTACCTGCCGGCCGGGTTCCCCACCGTCGACGGCGGGATCGAGGCGCTGCGGGCCACCCTGGACGCGGGCGCGGACATCGTCGAAGTCGGCGTCCCCCACAGCGACCCGGTGCTGGACGGCCCGGTCATCCAGACCGCCGACGACATCGCGCTGCGCGGCGGGGTGCGGATCGCGGACGTCCTGCGCACGGTCCGCGAAGTGCACGCGGCCACGGGCAAGCCGGTGCTGGTGATGTCCTACTGGAACCCGGTGTCCCGCTACGGCATCGAGCGGTTCGCGCGCGAGCTGGCCGACGCGGGCGGCGCGGGCTGCGTGCTGCCCGACCTGCCGGTGGCCGAGTCGGCACCGTGGCGGCGGGAGGCGGCGAAGCACGGGCTGGCGACGGTGTTCGTGGTGGCACCGAGCAGCACGGACGCACAGCTCGCGGAAACGGCCGCGGCCGGCACGGGCTTCGTCTACGCGGCCGCGCTGATGGGCGTCACCGGCACCCGGTCCACTGTGGACGCGAGCGCCGCCGTCCTGGCCCGCCGCCTGCGCGCGGTCACCGACCTGCCGGTGTGCGTCGGCATGGGGGTGTCGGACGCGGACCAGGCCGCGGAGGTCGCCGGGTTCGCCGACGGGGTGATCGTCGGCTCGGCCCTCGTCAGCCCGTTCCTCGACGGCGGCGAGGGTTTGGCGGGGCTCGAGCGCCTCACCAGCCGGCTCGCGGCCGGGGTGCGCGCGCACGCCGGCTGA
- a CDS encoding TetR/AcrR family transcriptional regulator: MPRVTQAHLDARRRQILDAARARFATHGFAHTSMTDLVEASGLSVGAIYRYFKGKDEIVTAICEEATQALPAELTAASVREFAEHIRAIAREEDHARLVAQIYAEAAVSPPLAALVQRQLDELRAAVAALLPGREPAEAARIAEAFVALCHGYTQQLAVRGDLDPGPFAAALLAIIES; this comes from the coding sequence ATGCCGAGAGTCACGCAAGCCCACCTCGACGCCCGCCGCCGGCAGATCCTCGACGCGGCCCGCGCCCGCTTCGCCACGCACGGCTTCGCCCACACGTCCATGACCGACCTCGTCGAAGCCTCCGGTCTCTCGGTCGGGGCGATCTACCGGTACTTCAAGGGCAAGGACGAGATCGTCACCGCCATCTGCGAGGAGGCGACGCAGGCCCTGCCCGCCGAGCTGACGGCCGCGTCGGTGCGCGAGTTCGCCGAGCACATCCGCGCCATCGCCCGCGAGGAGGACCACGCGCGGCTCGTCGCGCAGATCTACGCCGAAGCCGCCGTCTCCCCTCCCCTGGCCGCGCTCGTCCAGCGGCAGCTCGACGAGCTGCGCGCCGCGGTCGCCGCGCTCCTGCCCGGCCGCGAACCGGCCGAGGCGGCCCGGATCGCCGAAGCGTTCGTGGCCCTCTGCCACGGCTACACCCAGCAGCTCGCCGTCCGCGGCGACCTCGACCCCGGCCCGTTCGCGGCGGCCCTGCTGGCGATCATCGAGTCGTGA